TCTGCCCTCTCCCGGCCCCCAGCACCCACGCCCAGTGGGACAGCCACCTGTGCAGAAGGAGGCCCCAGCGTTAGCTTCAACTTGGAAGAAAGCCTGAGGATTAGGAGCCCtggcacccctccctccctcctctctgcttgggGCTACCTGGGCTACCTGCTGCGGAGGTGCGGAGGGGAGGGCCAGCCCACGCAGGTGCAGGGGTCATGCTGCCTGGTTCAGGGGTGGGGCGGTGATCCAGGAGAGGCGGaagagggggcggggagagcacagggtgcccattttaaaatctacctgcccccccccccccgagttcGTCCCTAATTATTCCCTTAACAGCACACTCTGCTGGCTTCTTCCCTTAGCTTccattcagcttttttttttggggggggggcagggaatgtTTTTATTCTGTAACAAAGGAAGCGGCTCTAAGACTCTGCCAGCCTGAGAGTGAGGGGAGGCAGGTACCTGGGCCTCAAAACGTTCAGCTCAGTCCAAGAAGCAAATGGGTGAGCCCGGGGCACAGAGATGGTGCTAAGCCTTCAGCCCTTAGCGTAAGAAGAGAGAGATGGATCCAAGGTGGGGGCGTcaggagacaccccccccccacagggtCAGGCCGGCCGGAGCTCCCCCCTCCCGTTGGtttccttcccacccctccccctccagtctctcttcctccttccccccgGTGGGCTTTATCTCCTGTGGGGGGAACCCTGAATACGAAGGGCTTCTGGGGCCTGTGACTCAGTGTCCCCATCCAAACACTCAGGGCCACTGTCCGACTGGGAAGGAACTGGCTTCCTGGCTGTAAAGGGATCTTCActttggtggggaggggccgaGTCGGTGGGTCTGTAGCAAAGGGGAGTCTGTAGGTCTGTAGTGGCCAGAGGGTCTGTAGGAAAGGGGAGGGCCGGCAGGAGGGGCGCGCGGCCCTCTTCACGCATGATGGTCCCCGCGCACGGGATGGACACAGGTGTCCGGGACGTGAGGAACTGGGCAACCAGGCCAGCGGCCAGCCTAGGGCATCCCTGGCAATTTCCCCAACGGAGTGTTTAGCCACAAAGGGAAGAGCAATTAAAGCTAATCGCTCTGACAGCCCAGGGGCCAGACTCGTCGAGAAACAAAACCCCCGTATTCAGCATGTTTCCCGGCTCCCCGAGGTCTCACGCCATGCCGCTTTCCCCCGCGCTCTGAGCCCGGggagcccagcccccagccctcttCCCACTGCTCTGGCCATCTCTGTGTCGCGTCCTCCCCTGCCGTCCCCGACTGCGTCGCTGTCCCTCGCACACAttccctcattctctccctcccgaCTTGGGCTCCGTCCCCGGCTGACTcacactcattctttctctccctctccttttctcccaccccctcctccgtCCTTTGGCCACTCCAGGGCGCAGAAACCAGCCAGTCCCAGCCCCCTAGGCTCTAAGTGGACCCAGCGAGAGAGGCCAGCGGCAGCCTCCCTGGCCCCGGATCCTGCCCCCTGTCCCCGAGCGGAGCGAGCAGGACTTCCTGCCCTGTCCCCCCTGTGTTGGCGAGCGGGGCCCCCAGAAGCGCAGGGCTGGGAGCATCTGCCCAGACAATCGGGGGGTCGGGGGCCCAGGGCCCCCACCCAGCTGTCCTGCGGACAGATGTTCCTCCGGGAGGCACAtggaggcaggggggaggggacgCGTAGTGCGGGGACGGCTGTGATTTGCTGCGGGCGACGCGGTGTGTGTAAGAGTCACATGGGCGTGTGTCACCGTGTGTGCTGGCGTGTCTCTCGTAGGTGTGTGTGTCCCCGTCCGCTCCGACGCGGGGCGTATGGAATTAACGGAGCTTCCACGtcggccccccgccccccagcgcCCGGACCCCGGCCCCGGGTCCGCCGATCCCCgcgccggcgggggcggggggggctggCCGCGCGGGAAGCGGGCTCCCGCCGAGGCCCCGGGCCCGGCCACGCACCCCGGTCCGCGGACGCCCCCCGACCCCGGCtcgccgccccgccgccgcccggcccCGAGCCCGCCGCCCCCCGGCCCGCCTCTCACCGCCTCGGGCTGAGCGCTCAGGGCGCGGCTGTCCGGCGTCCCGGGTCCTGGGGCAGCGTCCGGAGCCTCCGCCTCGGCTCCCGCCGCtcctgccgctgccgccgccgcttcCGCCCgccgagcccgagcccgagccccGCGCGCGCCCCGCCCGGCCGGCCGGTGACGTCagcgccgggggcggggcggggggcgggggttcTGGAAGGCTCGCGGGTGGGCTGCCGGGGGCGCCGCCCGAGCCCCGGGACTGCGCGGCGCGGTTGCCGAGGTGGGGGGGCACGTCCTGCCCCGCGCCCCTCTGCGGGCCGCGGCGGCGGGGACCCCGGGGAGCGCCGAGCGGGCGTTTGGGCCTTTGGAGGGCCCTGGGCCTCGTCCTCCTAGCGGGCCGACTTGTGTTGGGGGAACCGCTTTCCTCCCCTTCGGGGTCGGGGGACCGGGGGCGAGGGCCCCAGGGGCCCGCTCCGACTTCGTCCACTTTGGAGGGGCCGGGGTGGAGGCTCGGGTGCGGGCGGGAAGCAAAGTGGGGCCTCCTTGCCTTGACCCGGAGCCCAGATCTCGTCCGCTCTCTCTCCTTGGGGTGATGCCCCCTGTGTTCCTCTCACCTTTCCCGAATATACCGccctcctgccttccccccaccatgatgtaattttattttctggggAGGAAAAGAGCAGCAGTGAGCTCAGCATGCAAATATAGACAGCTCGCAAAGCCACACTTAGCTCCGGCTCCTCGCGCTGCCTCTCTGCCCAGGCCCGCTCGTCGGCTCTCACTTCCTCTCCACCCCAGGGACTTTCCTCCCCCAGATTCTCAGCCAGActcaaagagggaaggaagaagtgggGAAGCATCTGTCcgcaccccctgccccgcccgAGGGTCCTTGCTTCCACTCTGGCAGAGTCTGGCCCTGGAAAGAGGTCCGAGCCCCATCCTACGCCACGGCCAGGACTGCCCTGGCCTCCCGGCCTCCCCTCAGTTCTGGCCCAGTAGACACCCTGTCAGGAAGCCTCAGGTGAGCCCCTCCTTTCTTGGTCTACACTGCGCCCAAAGCCCAAAGACACTCAGGCTCCTGCTGCTTCTCCGTGCTCTTCAGCAACTCTCCCCGTCACCACCCTCTGGAGCAAGACCACCTCGTCCTCTGCTCACGTCTGCCTCATGTCACTGGCCCCTTGGTGAGACCCAGAGAAACGGAAGGACTTCTGGACAGAGACAGGGTCAAGTCTCCCTGAGGCTGCAGGCGCAGGGGACCAGGGCTTCCGCACTGGCCCCGCCCCTTTCTCATGCTGGGTCTACCTCGGACTCTCAGTGTCCCCACCAGTGACACGGAGATGCTGACGTCCACCTGGCATGGTTCTCCTGAGACTTGGAAATCCTAAGTGTGTAAGGACTGGCACAAGTGGGCGCTGGAAACCTAGGGTGACTGCTCCATCTGGGGCCTTCTGCTGACCGACGCTGGACGGTCAGCCCCCCGTTAGCCCTGTGTTAGTTGGGTGAACACATGGTTTCTGCTCAACACGCTTCTGCCGCCTCTGGGAGCACTTCCTGCGTTTGTCTCTGAAGGGTGACCCATGTGTCACCTCAGGTTTCCTTCGGCAGCTAGGCAGCCCACCCGTGGCTACCCCGGCCCCATGACCGCTGTCCCGTCTGGGAGCTCTGGGCGTGGTCCGTTCCTTGGCTCCCCCACACCACGTCATCTGACCCCCTGACACGTACCCCGGCCTGGGCGGTGCTGGTGTAGGTCCTTCTTGCCAGGAGCCTTGGCAGCCCgggtctggggtggggatggggagcccTGGAACGCAGAGCTCTGTGTCTCCTCTTCATCCCACGGCCACCGCGCAGGGCCACGCTCTCCCAACCTCTGAAGGGCTCCGGCTGTGAGCGCCGCCCCCCTCACCTGCTGGCtccgtcctcccctccctctgtccttccggCTCATCACTGCCATCTTTGTGTCCTTCCTCGCAGCCCCCGGGGTTTAAAGTCGAACTTCTTTGCATCCCGTGACGTCTCCCCCTTCTCATGGCCGCCCCGTGAGGTTCTCTTTCCCCTCCCGTCTCTTCTGCACCCCCCGTGGGACACCCACATTCTGCCCATGCTTTTGGTGCTCTCCACGGACAGGAATGTCCCTTCCCTGTCTCCTGCGCCCTGTCAAACCCCATGGTTCACTGAAGGCCTAGAAAGTGCTCCTTCCCGAAGCCGTCAGAGCCCGCTGGGGCCTCTCTGTCCCGACCCTGCGTGTTCCTTCATTCCTTCTGTCAACAGACATTTGCTGGCAGCTCGCCTcttgtgtgccaggccctggggggcACAGAGGAGAAGCCTGGCCTCCTGCCTTCgagcacccccgcccccaccccgcagtCTGGTGGAGAAGAGGGACCTGTCCGGGGAGGGTGAGGGAGCACTGGACTGGAGGCGGAGAGAGTGGCCCGTGAGCCCGGAGGAGGGAACCGCAGCAGCCGCCTCTGAGAAGGCCTCCCCGAGAAGAGTTGTTTGGGTTCAGTCCTGCGGGTTCCAAGAGCAGCTGCAGGGAGGGTGCTATCAAGCAGCACATAATCACTTAATTACGTGCTGCTTTGTGCTCGGCTTCAGTCGTTGGGCTGCTCGTCTTGACTTCCCAGTGAGGCTAATCAGCTCGAGAGCAGGGACAGACCCAGCACTCCGCGTTCTCCCAGAGCCTCCCAGCGGTGCTGGACAAACACCACGTGTGAGGGGAGAGCTTGTGCTCTGGTGGCAGATAAACAGTCCTCTGTCCTCTGGGAGGACCGCCTAGAGGGAGCGCCCCCATCCTGGTGCCCTAACGAGGCCCGCACCCCCAAGCCCCCGTCCTggggctgcctctccccagcAGACACTTGCTCATGCTGCCCCAGATCCTTTATTGAGGGCTCCCGATATCTGACCCAAATGCATTAACAAGAGATGGCCGAGAGCCGCAGACACGGGGCCCGCCCTTTCTCCTGGCCAGGGATCAGGCCGCCAGAAGGATGGAGGATTTGAAAGTGTGGGGAAGATCATGCACAGGTGGAGAGAACCAAGGAGAAGAGAACCAGAGGGAAGAGTATGGGGAACGGTGGGTCAGAGCAGAGGGAATGGGGAAGGAAACGCATCATGGAGGGAACGGATCGTAGGAACAGGAGATGGCCGGCAGAGGTGGCTGGACTGGCGCGTGGGGACGAGCAGGTCCTGGCCTCGTGGGGCAAAGGTCGGGGTCTCAGCACTCAGCATCGGGCCTCCCTACCGCAGAGGATGGCCCAGTGTCCCCAGGGGAGCCCAGGGACGGACGGGGTTgggagggagcccagggaggggggGGCCGGGCTGGAGAACGAGGCCACAGCCGCTAGTCATCGTCATCGTCGTCATCATCATCGTCGTCATCGTCCTCCGTGTTGATCTCGCCCTCCAGCACGTCTTCCAGCCAGTCCTCCAGCTCCTCCGCGGACGGCAGGTCCTCCTCGTCGTCCATCTCCATCCACACGCTGTCCGCCTGGGGTGAGGCACAGACAGGGGACCGCAGCTAAGCCCGACTCGGGTCTGCAGACCTGTCCTCCCCCTCCCGGGgccccctctgtccttccctgcatcctctgtccctccccttctcctgtcACCGGCCAGGGACGCTTGCTGTGCAGGTGAAGGTCTAGGTGGGAAGGGCgacggggtgggggacagggatgGCTGGGTTGGCCTCTGATGGGGAAGCGCCGGCGGCCAGAGAGCCAGGCCAGCCACCCTTCAGCTTTTCATAACCTGCTTTTCCAGCCCTGTTTGCAGAAGCCTCTAGTCTCACAAGCTATAAAAAAggatttgccttttccagaacctGATACTCATTTTCCTACTTTTGACCTTTCACACTAACTTTCCCGTCGGTTTGGAAAGACTCATCATCAACCCCGCGAGCGTCTGTCCGTGTTCGGGGCCACTCCTTGAAACCTTGCTCTCCGATTCTCTCCGGCAGAAGCTGCTTTGATTTCTGGGGCTTCCTAGCATTTTATGAGTCTCTTTGGAATCGGGTCTATAAGATCTGGCTGTGTTGTTAACAAAATACCCGCCTCCCTGGTCACAGGGCGAAGGGGATGAAGGCAAAGTCTGGCTTACTCCGTTTGCCAGAACAGACTTGCAGAGGCCACCTGCTGTGTGTGAATGAGCTTTCTGCCCTCCAAGAGCTCAGAGTCTACCTGAGAGGCGGGCGGCGGGCGTAATGCAGAGCTAGGGGAAGCGAAGTCCAGTTAGCAATGGGACATGGACTCTGGGGGTGCCGATGGGGGCTCCTGACTCCAAACGGGAGATCTGGAGAGGATGGTGGGCCAGGCCTGGAAGGAGGAGCGCAGGGCGCTGTGTACTCAGACCCCGAGTCTCCAGGCATGTCTGACGTCTGGGGGGCGGTCGGCGGAGCAGGGAGAGCTGGACGGGCTGGGAAGCAGAGCTGGGGGGCAAGCGGGGCGTGTGGGAAGGAAACTCACGTCGGTGACGTTGACCACGCCTATCTGCGGCGCTGACAGGTCGATgtcaaatgtcttctcccagtaGGGCACCAGCTGTGGAGAGACCACATACGGTAACGAAGCAGCATCTGGAAACACGTGTGTCTAGCACGGGGAGTGTAGAGGGTCAGCCTGGGGACAGGGGAAGGTCACTATGAACTCACGCTGGAGGATGGGGACAGACCCCCTGGGGGCCAGAAGAGAAGGTGTGTGCGGGAGCAGTTGCAGGTAAAAGTCCCAAACAGAAACTATCCGGAGGGGTCAGCTGAAGACACTGGCCCAGACTTTCCCAGGAAAACTGGATTGGAACCCGTGTTCCGATCCTGGCTCTGCTACCGCCTGATCTTgcgactttgggcaagtcacttctcaGGGACCCTCGGGCTCTGCATCTCTAAACTGAGGCCGTTGTCCCCAGTAATTGCTAATGTTCCTCACGTATCTGTTCATTCTGCTGCTCCTTCAACGATGAGTTCCAGTGTTGGGGATCCGGCTGGGAACGGAGCTGTCCCCTGAGGCACGGACTCTCCCCACTTCCAGTCCGTGACGGTGTAGAACCATCTGCAGGGTTCATGGGCCCACTTGCCCCCCAACACTCTGTCTTTTTGTAGAAGGGGTCAGCCCCGGGCACACGAGCTCCCTGCCGCGCCTCTGCTCTGGGCATGGCGTGTGCGATGTTCCATGTGATTTACTTCCCATCCTGTCTCCCCTTCTCGGGGTGACTTCGGTGCCTGCCCACGGTGCCCTTGAGCACGGGCCGTAACCCCCCAATGTCCTCAGGCCGGAAGTCGGGGACAGAACCCTGACAGCAGGTCCTCTCAGGAAGGGTGACGGCGTCAGGTCCTGCCTGGGGAGAGCCGACCTCTTACCAGGGGGAAATCGTCAGGGTCGATCCAGATGATGCTGAGGTCGGGGTTTTCAGTGTTATCTTGGGCCACAGACTTGAGCGTCTCCAGGAACTCGTAGCCATCTAGGAGGGAACACGAGTCAGAGAGTAGGAAGCGGTAGGGGGACCGGGAGGCAAGGGAGGCGAGGCAGCAGTGTCGGGgtgctcccctcctcccaccatcGCTGCTGCCTCACCCCGGGGCCCCTGCACTCCCAGGAGGGCCTCCCACGGAAGCCCGAGCTCTCACATCTCCCAAGCACCCCTGTGTCCCTcaaccacccccgcccccgcaacCAGCGTCCGTCCCTCACCAGGATCGGCTTCCTCCGCAAAGGCCACAATGTGGATTCCGTCCATGTCGTCCTCCTGTTGGGGACAGCACGGCTTAGCTATGCTTCTTGAAGTTTGAGAGCCGCACCCACGCTGCCTCCTCCTGGAGCCTGAATTTCGTGGAACCCCAGCTCCTGGATTAGGTAGGCTCTTGTGGCGGCGGCCCCCGGGACGCGGACGGCTCGCCTCCCCTCCAGGGCCCCCGCGTCCCCTCTGGCCAACTCTGCAGCCCCCAGACCTCCTTCCCTGTCATCTGTGTCAGGGTCTGTGTGTCTCCTAATTCCTGGCACGTTCTTAAGAGCAACAGCCTCCATACTCTGCTGGTGTTTTGGTCTTTCCCGCGAGCCAGACACGGACGGAGCGCAGCGGGGCGGGAACTTTCCAGGACTTCCGTCCTCAGCCACCCACACCCCCCCTGGGGACCTGGCCCCGTCTGGGGGAGACACTCACCCACGTCTCATACATACTCTCAGGCTTCAGCTTCCTCAGGGTGGACCTAGAAGAGACGGTCACGACTCAGCAGAGGAGAAGGATGCCCCCCAAGAGGGTTTTGGGTCAAGCCTAGGGCACAGACAGCTTGTAGGCCAGAGCAAAGCCATCTGGCAGTGTCTAAGCTCCGGGCGGCAGGCCCGGGTCACCGCCTGGTTAAAGCAGGTGGGaaggcagcggggggggggggggggcatggccTGGAAGAGACTCTTTGGGAAAAAGGTAAGAACGGGGTCTCTGGGCATTCCGTCCTTCATACGGCACAGCGAGAGTCTGAGATGTTCTGGGCACTGTGCGAGGCGCCCCGGAGGCGTTGTGACGGCCCTCCCCGACAAAAGGGACCGTGACCTAGCGGGAGAGGGTGAGGGCAGTGGCATCTCCACGGACGTGAGGGGACGCTCCAGCTGTGGGGTGCGGCGAAGGAAGACAGTCACCGTGTGGGAGTGAGGGCAGGGTCCCAGCCTCAGGCTGGAGAATTTTCTGTTGTGGGGCGCAGTCCGGTGTACCCTGGAGGGTTAGCAgtgtccctgcttctccccaccagaCAGCGGTAGCTCTCTCCTCCATCAAAAATGCCAGTGCCCCCTGGAGGGTGAGAGCCTCCCCCACCTGACCTGCCCCTCCACCAGGTCGCCCCGGTCGAGAAACAGTGGTGCCCAGATCCAGGTCAGGATCCCGTTCTGACACTTCCTACCGGTGGGGTCAGGGTTCCTGAgcttgttgggaggattaaaaaCAATAGTAGAGTTGGAAGGCCCCTGGCTGAACCTGGTCTGTGCGCGAGTGAGCGGCCGCCATGCCCAGGATGGCATTCACTCGCAGCCAGACCAGCTTCTTGGCTGGTGGGGACCCCCGGCTCCTCTTGCGCAGGGGCGTTGGGGCCCTAGGTGGTGCCACCTGGGTCAGGGGTGCCCCTGGTGCCCACCTCCTGTGCTCCTCCACGAAGCTGACAATCTCTTGCCACCTGGGTTAGGGGTGCCCCTGGTGCCCACCTCCTGTGCTCCTCCACAAAGCTGACAATCTCCTCTTTGCTGTTGGGCTTGTCTGGGATGGTCACAGGCTCTTCCATGAAGGCCTCATAGAAATCGATCTCATTCAGCTTCAAGGTCAGCTTCTTTGCCACCtggcgggggaggtgggggggatgcgCATCATGGGGAGCAGATCTTAGGACAGAGGTCAGATGACCTGGGCCCGTGTCGCTGCCCCTAGGACAATGGACAAGGTCTCTGGGCTTTGGTTGAACCCTGGAGGAGTGGGTTAAAGGGTCTAAAATCTTTGGGGGCAAGAGTGAGAGGCccgaggtggggatgggggtgtcaTGTGTGACCAGGTCCCCCCACAGATTCTGGGAGAGAGGTTtggagggcagctgcaggcagggGGCCTCCGTATGGCCACAGGAAGAAGACCTTGCTGTCGAAGGTGGCGAAGAAAGGGATGTAGGGGTGAAACTCTTCCGCCGCGTCCTCGAAGGCCTTGTAATCTGAAGGAGTAGGACAGAGTCAGTCTCTGGGGGAGCCGAGGCCACTCTGTTTCTCCCCAAGTCTCCTTTGGCCGGAGGGATTCCTTTTGAGATCCCCCGCCAGTCCTCTAAGAGCAGCAAGACTTCAGTGGGGGACGTTGGGGGGCTGGGAGCCCCAAGTGCAGGGAGGTCAGAGCCGTGAGGGAGCTGACCACGCCAGGGGGTTAGCTGCAGAGACGTGGG
This portion of the Mustela lutreola isolate mMusLut2 chromosome 14, mMusLut2.pri, whole genome shotgun sequence genome encodes:
- the CASQ1 gene encoding calsequestrin-1, which codes for MGASAGARAGPRLRPALLFLLMLGTPRLGVQGEDGLEFPQYDGVDRVVNVNAKNYKNVFKKYEVLALLYHEPPEDDKASQRQFEMEELILELAAQVLEDKGVGFGLVDSEKDAAVAKKLGLTEEDSIYVFKGDEVIEYDGELSADTLVEFLLDVLEDPVELIEGDRELQAFENIEDEIKLIGYFKNKDSEHYKAFEDAAEEFHPYIPFFATFDSKVAKKLTLKLNEIDFYEAFMEEPVTIPDKPNSKEEIVSFVEEHRRSTLRKLKPESMYETWEDDMDGIHIVAFAEEADPDGYEFLETLKSVAQDNTENPDLSIIWIDPDDFPLLVPYWEKTFDIDLSAPQIGVVNVTDADSVWMEMDDEEDLPSAEELEDWLEDVLEGEINTEDDDDDDDDDDDDD